The Marinilongibacter aquaticus genome has a window encoding:
- a CDS encoding cytochrome c oxidase subunit 3, translating to MMTVNNSFQEEAKPILTVNKFKFITWLFIITIVMLFASQTSAYLVRRAEGNWIEFAVPTIFYWSTGVLLISSVMMFLAQRFARNDDFSKLRLAISMAFAFGIAFLCMQYFGWQELQSEGVYLKGNPSGSFLYVLTGLHAFHLITGLVVLLFALNAAFKMKIHSKSLVQIEVCSTYWHFLDLLWVYLFVFLIYFR from the coding sequence ATGATGACAGTGAATAATTCATTTCAAGAAGAGGCAAAGCCTATTTTGACGGTAAACAAGTTTAAGTTTATCACTTGGCTTTTCATCATCACCATTGTGATGCTGTTTGCTTCTCAAACTTCAGCGTATTTGGTACGCCGTGCCGAAGGCAATTGGATCGAATTTGCGGTACCGACTATTTTTTATTGGAGTACCGGCGTGCTTTTGATCAGTAGCGTGATGATGTTTTTGGCACAGCGTTTTGCCCGAAACGACGACTTCTCGAAGTTGCGTTTGGCAATTTCAATGGCCTTTGCTTTCGGAATCGCCTTTTTGTGTATGCAGTATTTTGGATGGCAAGAGCTGCAAAGCGAAGGTGTGTATTTGAAAGGAAATCCATCCGGTTCTTTCCTTTATGTGCTAACAGGTTTGCACGCCTTTCACTTGATTACTGGCCTGGTAGTGCTTTTGTTTGCATTGAATGCCGCCTTTAAGATGAAGATTCACAGCAAGAGTTTGGTTCAGATCGAGGTATGCTCTACCTACTGGCACTTTCTCGACCTGTTGTGGGTCTATTTGTTCGTGTTTTTAATCTATTTCCGATAA
- a CDS encoding cytochrome c oxidase subunit 3 — translation MATTHASSTPEHLIWKGGVQPMKVGYGKLMMWIFLLSDTFTFSALLISYGLIRFSYPSFLDVHPGQMIHDFVPSEHWWPIPEFVFEAVPFLHGVTAPLVFVGIMTFILIFSSVTMVLAVEAGHRRDKADVEKWMLWTILGGFTFLGSQAWEWSHFIHGTGLGGANLVHNEYGPPAFADFFFFITGFHGTHVFSGVVLNIMIFYNTVNGVYEKRGHYEMIEKVGLYWHFVDLVWVFVFTFFYLV, via the coding sequence ATGGCAACAACACATGCTTCTTCTACTCCCGAGCACTTGATCTGGAAAGGTGGAGTTCAGCCTATGAAAGTAGGTTATGGCAAACTGATGATGTGGATTTTCCTCTTATCAGATACATTTACTTTTTCAGCTTTATTGATCTCGTACGGATTGATTCGCTTTAGCTATCCTTCTTTCTTGGATGTGCATCCTGGGCAAATGATCCATGACTTTGTGCCTTCAGAACATTGGTGGCCAATTCCCGAATTTGTATTCGAAGCGGTACCGTTCTTACATGGCGTTACAGCTCCATTGGTATTCGTAGGGATCATGACGTTCATTCTTATTTTCAGCTCGGTAACCATGGTGTTGGCTGTAGAAGCTGGTCACAGAAGAGATAAAGCCGATGTGGAAAAATGGATGCTATGGACGATTTTGGGTGGCTTTACTTTCTTGGGTTCTCAGGCTTGGGAATGGTCGCACTTTATCCACGGTACAGGTTTGGGTGGTGCCAATTTGGTGCACAATGAGTATGGCCCGCCTGCATTTGCCGATTTCTTCTTTTTCATTACGGGTTTCCACGGCACGCACGTGTTCTCTGGTGTGGTTTTGAATATTATGATATTCTATAACACAGTGAACGGTGTATACGAGAAAAGAGGACATTACGAAATGATCGAGAAAGTGGGTCTTTACTGGCACTTTGTAGATCTTGTATGGGTATTTGTATTTACCTTCTTTTATTTGGTTTAA
- a CDS encoding SCO family protein — MSNRYLKAGILGLVLIVPAFVFLFLKFFGENHFSLPYYFPELDASGHVQTTAAGDTLFHRIVDFELIGQDSTAHSLSDFEGKVKAVSFFFSRCGTICPILNQNLARVHKNLRPNEAEHVFLSITVDPQNDTPNVLKKYAEKFGNPPNWYFLTGEKKYIYDLGIHEFKLPVSDASQYDSTIVDIDETFIHSDKVILLDAANYVRGIYSGTDVDDLEKLQLELKILLDEQEKNEGK; from the coding sequence ATGTCGAATAGATATTTAAAAGCTGGGATATTGGGCCTCGTGCTGATTGTCCCAGCTTTTGTTTTTTTGTTTCTGAAGTTTTTTGGTGAAAACCATTTTAGTCTACCCTATTATTTTCCAGAATTGGACGCTTCGGGGCACGTGCAGACTACCGCCGCTGGCGATACGCTTTTCCATCGCATCGTAGATTTCGAACTTATAGGACAAGACAGCACTGCCCATTCGCTTTCTGATTTTGAAGGGAAAGTAAAGGCTGTGAGTTTTTTCTTTAGTCGATGCGGTACGATTTGCCCAATATTGAATCAAAATTTGGCCAGAGTACACAAGAATTTGAGGCCAAACGAAGCAGAACACGTATTCCTCTCCATTACTGTTGATCCACAAAACGACACGCCAAATGTGTTGAAGAAATATGCCGAAAAGTTTGGGAATCCTCCCAATTGGTATTTTCTAACTGGTGAGAAAAAATATATATACGATTTGGGCATCCACGAGTTCAAATTGCCCGTATCTGATGCCAGTCAATACGATTCTACAATAGTTGATATCGATGAAACTTTTATACATTCGGATAAAGTTATTCTCTTGGATGCGGCCAACTACGTACGCGGTATTTACTCGGGAACGGACGTCGATGACTTGGAGAAGCTTCAATTGGAACTGAAAATCCTTTTAGACGAACAAGAAAAGAATGAAGGAAAATAA
- a CDS encoding cytochrome C oxidase subunit IV family protein produces the protein MAAHIENTPTERIKPQTKQLWKVFWILLGVTALEFLIAFTVSANSLSGKWFKIGTFIILTFVKSFYIVGTFMHLKDEVKSMIWSVVLPVIFVIWFLVALVLLEGGYIGSVVY, from the coding sequence ATGGCAGCACATATAGAAAATACACCTACGGAAAGAATTAAACCACAAACCAAGCAATTGTGGAAAGTGTTCTGGATTTTGCTTGGCGTTACCGCCCTCGAATTCCTTATCGCTTTCACCGTATCGGCGAATAGCTTGTCGGGTAAATGGTTTAAGATCGGAACCTTTATCATTTTGACTTTCGTGAAATCATTTTACATCGTAGGTACTTTTATGCACCTTAAAGACGAGGTGAAATCCATGATATGGTCGGTGGTATTGCCGGTGATCTTCGTGATTTGGTTCTTGGTGGCATTGGTATTGCTAGAAGGCGGATATATCGGATCTGTGGTCTATTAA
- a CDS encoding DUF420 domain-containing protein: MKENKSLRTINVLSIVIPVAVAVLLGIRTKPDLGEWTKLLPHLNGVINSLTAILLLVGYALIKRKNREAHRKVMTAAFVLGGAFLISYVMYHLTNHSTSYGGEGFLKYFYYVVLISHILLSLIVLPLVLRAFYFAYVRDFARHKKLVKFAYPIWLYVSITGVIAYAMISPYYN; the protein is encoded by the coding sequence ATGAAGGAAAATAAATCACTTAGGACCATCAATGTCCTTTCCATTGTTATTCCGGTGGCGGTGGCCGTTTTATTGGGTATTCGAACGAAACCCGATTTGGGCGAATGGACGAAACTTTTGCCTCATTTGAACGGCGTGATCAACTCTTTGACGGCCATTCTGTTGCTTGTGGGCTATGCTCTAATCAAGCGGAAAAACAGGGAAGCTCATCGGAAAGTAATGACAGCTGCCTTTGTGCTGGGTGGTGCTTTTTTGATTAGCTATGTGATGTATCATCTCACCAACCACTCGACCTCTTACGGTGGGGAGGGTTTCCTGAAGTATTTTTATTACGTGGTGTTGATAAGCCACATTTTACTTTCGCTTATTGTTTTGCCTTTGGTGCTGCGTGCCTTCTATTTTGCGTATGTCAGAGATTTCGCTCGACACAAGAAATTGGTTAAATTTGCCTATCCTATTTGGTTATACGTTTCTATAACAGGCGTGATTGCCTATGCAATGATTTCGCCTTATTACAATTAG